Proteins encoded by one window of uncultured Methanobrevibacter sp.:
- a CDS encoding DUF2120 family protein — protein MKKTYEIAGEVMGFFESFKGSRPAIDNERILIVRGKSRKVLPLDDFDSKLSEIGEILGGTEIESTSDKIEDILKLGDKNIQKSETGTGDVDSKGFIRMEEELESMGLVVAYKVFELPNFYVVIAIWEDKNEIPPLYVEVTVSERED, from the coding sequence ATGAAAAAAACATATGAAATTGCAGGAGAAGTAATGGGCTTTTTTGAATCATTTAAAGGATCAAGACCTGCAATTGATAATGAAAGAATTTTAATTGTGAGAGGAAAATCAAGAAAAGTACTGCCTTTAGATGATTTTGATTCTAAGCTTTCTGAAATTGGAGAAATCCTTGGAGGAACAGAAATAGAATCCACATCCGACAAAATTGAAGACATTCTCAAATTAGGCGATAAAAACATCCAAAAAAGTGAAACTGGTACTGGAGATGTTGACAGTAAAGGATTCATTAGGATGGAAGAAGAATTGGAATCAATGGGACTTGTAGTAGCTTACAAAGTATTTGAACTTCCAAATTTTTATGTAGTTATTGCAATTTGGGAAGATAAAAATGAAATTCCTCCGCTTTATGTGGAAGTAACTGTTTCCGAACGTGAAGATTAA